TTCTCCCTGAAGAGTCTTCTGTTTAGCAGAATAGAATAACATAACCTGGAACCGGGTGCTGGGCGAGAAATGAATTGTTGAGCGGAGACGGGACGACCAGACAAATCCGTTCTGTTCATATGATTCGTTCTGTAATATTCCCTCGAGGTGTGTTTTGTATATATTAATTGAAGGGTCAATCCGGAACCATTGAGCCAGTGAAATGCCGGCCGATAATTCCGAACCGATCGAATATGTCTCGGCAATATTTCCGAACGACAAGTTCAACCTTCCATCCTGGCCTATAAAGGCAACCTGCTGAATAGTGTTCGTTGTACTTCTGTAATATGTTTGTGCAGACAAAAACACGCCGCTGATTGTGTTCTGATAATTAAGTTCAAATGAATTTACCAATTCTGGTTTCAACTCCGGATTTCCGATTACCAGAGCATATGAATCGGAATAATTGGGGAAGGGATTTAGAGAACCCTCAAAAGGCCTATTGATCCTTCGGCTGTAACTCATTTGGAGCTGCTGCAGCGGATCAATCTTTTTCAAAAGATTCAATGATGGGAAAAGATGAATCTGGTTGTATGAATATTCTTTATCAAGGGTTATCTGATTAAGTAGCCGGTCTGTCTGCTCGGCCCTCAGTCCTATCTGGTAGTCGAGACCGATTGCTTCAAGGTTGTTCGAGTATGTTGCGAAAGCAGAATAGATATTGTTCCTGAAATCGAATTTATTTGTATAGACCGGATCAACTGACCACTGGCCGGCAGCCCAGTCGTATCTTCTAAAAAGGTAATCGAAATTTCTGTAGGCAAGGTTAGCCTGAAGGCCGGCTTCAAACTTTGATTTGTCGCTGATCTTATAGGAATAATTTAGTTTGAATCTCCCGTCGTTTCTTTTTGTATCATTATTGTTTTGAATAGTAACCGGGTTTAACGACCAGTTTTCGTGATTAATGTCGGTTAAGTATTCTCTTGCAGTCTGAAGATTCGGTTGAGATACATTTGAATAAACTGCTTCGAACGTAAGTTCATCAATCTTGGGATTAAACTGGTGGTTGAAGTAAAGAATCGACTGATAATACCGCGCTGTAACCTCCGATAATTGCTGATTTGTTGTGTATTTTTTCATATTCGAGGCGGTGCTCGGCTGGTCTTCGCCATTTAATATAAACGTTCCATTGAAGGCGACACGTCCGATTGAATTAGTAAAAGAAATTCCGGTAACCGGACTGAAGGTATAATCTATTCCGACTTTTGCGCTGTAGTTCTCTCTTCGGAATCTCTGATTTATTTCCGCCCTCTGGTAGAGCATATCGGTTGCCGTCGGTGTAAAACGGTCGTAATCCTGTTCGTTTGTATTGTTGAATAATCTATAATCACCGTTTCCGGTTAACGCCCAGTTACCCGATTTATAATTTATAGTAACATCGCTGTTGTACTTGGATCTGGAACCGATACCCCCGTTAAGAACGCCCGACATATTATCGTAAGCAGATACTTTTGTAACAATGTTAACGATACCGGCAGCACCCTCGGCATCATATTTAGCCGATGGATTTGTAATTAACTCAATATTGTCGATTATATTTGCGGGTATTTGCCTCAACGCGTCTGCCCCCTGAAGTACTCCGGGCCGTCCGTTTACAAGAACTGTAAAATTAGAGCTTCCGCGCAGAGTAACATTACCGTTCTGATCCACCTGGATCGACGGATGATTCTGCAATACATCGAGAGCCGTTCCGCCTGCCGCAGTATTATCTTTGCTTACGTTTATCACCCTTTTGTCAAGATGATATTCTTCGGTCGGTTTTTCTCCAACAACATTCACCGCATCAATTGCAATTTCGGTCGGATTTATTTTTACAACACCGAGAGAGATCTCCTTTTTATCCGGTGTTATGGCGATGTTCGGAATAATTGTTTTGTCGTAACCGATAAAACTTACTTTTACATAATAGGTGCCTTCAGGAATATTCGGTATGAGCAGCTCGCCGTTTTTTCCCGAAGCGCTGCCAGTAATAAAAGTTGAATCAGCAGATTTGTGGACGGTAACATTGGCATATTCAACCGGAATGTTGTTTTTTCCGTCCATAATAACAGCTTTTATAATCCCTTTTTTCGTGTCGATTTTTTCTCCGCCGGGCAAAAACGTTGACGAATAAAGAGATGTAGTAAAGATTAGAAGCAACAAGAGCTTTTTCATTTATCCCCCCGATTAAATTTATTTTACTACCCTATAGACGAGGAAAGCTCGAAAAAAGTTACCGAGGGATAAAAATTTTATATAAGCGGCCGGATTAACCGATCCAGCCGCCTTATAAGTCGGCAATTGTTTTGTGCGGTATTATTCTGATTCAATTCCCGCGAGGTCTAAAATGCTTTGCGGTGTTGTCGGTTCGTTTCCGAAAAAATCTCTTTTCTTTCCCGCTGTAATTGCCCACCGGTGAATCCATGAAATGCCGTTATTTTTAATAAACCTGTCGGCGGTTTCGTAAGCAGGGTCTTTAAGAGCTTCCTCCAGGGAGATAAATTTATAATTCAGGGACCGGATCATTT
This Melioribacteraceae bacterium DNA region includes the following protein-coding sequences:
- a CDS encoding TonB dependent receptor, producing MKKLLLLLIFTTSLYSSTFLPGGEKIDTKKGIIKAVIMDGKNNIPVEYANVTVHKSADSTFITGSASGKNGELLIPNIPEGTYYVKVSFIGYDKTIIPNIAITPDKKEISLGVVKINPTEIAIDAVNVVGEKPTEEYHLDKRVINVSKDNTAAGGTALDVLQNHPSIQVDQNGNVTLRGSSNFTVLVNGRPGVLQGADALRQIPANIIDNIELITNPSAKYDAEGAAGIVNIVTKVSAYDNMSGVLNGGIGSRSKYNSDVTINYKSGNWALTGNGDYRLFNNTNEQDYDRFTPTATDMLYQRAEINQRFRRENYSAKVGIDYTFSPVTGISFTNSIGRVAFNGTFILNGEDQPSTASNMKKYTTNQQLSEVTARYYQSILYFNHQFNPKIDELTFEAVYSNVSQPNLQTAREYLTDINHENWSLNPVTIQNNNDTKRNDGRFKLNYSYKISDKSKFEAGLQANLAYRNFDYLFRRYDWAAGQWSVDPVYTNKFDFRNNIYSAFATYSNNLEAIGLDYQIGLRAEQTDRLLNQITLDKEYSYNQIHLFPSLNLLKKIDPLQQLQMSYSRRINRPFEGSLNPFPNYSDSYALVIGNPELKPELVNSFELNYQNTISGVFLSAQTYYRSTTNTIQQVAFIGQDGRLNLSFGNIAETYSIGSELSAGISLAQWFRIDPSINIYKTHLEGILQNESYEQNGFVWSSRLRSTIHFSPSTRFQVMLFYSAKQKTLQGEIDPLVNLTLSLRQEFFEKRLVVTATAQNLFNTGQFKLFSKAGGGTDMYFSARPEAPVFNITLSYNFNNFQNTSRVNDRVDINVSNGL